A genomic segment from Polyangium mundeleinium encodes:
- the folP gene encoding dihydropteroate synthase yields the protein MGVCNRTPDSFSDGGRFLDDAAAVAHVRGLVIEGAHILDIGAESTRPGSSPIDAAEQIRRIGGLIRASVELGAVVSIDTTLPDVAAWALGEGARIVNTVSLEPAAELGALCAHVGASLVLMHCRGSMTDMRGFSMYDDAAYGDVVADVAREWTEAAERALAKGLPREDLVLDPGLGFAKNVRHSIELCARLDELAKLGFPVLVGPSRKSFVARAANPDASVIAPPEDRLGGTIAAVLACVARGAAIVRVHDVKAVVQALAVAKAIDARRGGDA from the coding sequence ATGGGGGTTTGTAATCGCACCCCGGACTCTTTCTCGGATGGGGGACGATTCCTGGATGATGCGGCAGCCGTTGCGCATGTGCGGGGGCTCGTGATCGAAGGAGCGCACATCCTCGACATCGGCGCCGAGTCGACGCGGCCGGGGTCTTCCCCGATCGACGCCGCCGAGCAGATCCGGCGCATCGGTGGGCTCATCCGCGCGAGCGTGGAGCTCGGCGCGGTGGTCTCGATCGACACGACCTTGCCCGACGTCGCCGCGTGGGCCCTCGGCGAGGGCGCGCGCATCGTGAACACGGTCTCGCTCGAACCGGCGGCCGAGCTCGGCGCGCTTTGCGCACATGTCGGTGCCTCGCTCGTCCTCATGCATTGCCGCGGCTCGATGACCGACATGCGCGGCTTCTCGATGTACGACGACGCCGCCTACGGGGACGTCGTCGCAGACGTCGCGCGCGAGTGGACCGAAGCGGCCGAGCGGGCGCTCGCGAAGGGTTTGCCGCGCGAGGACCTCGTGCTCGATCCGGGGCTCGGGTTCGCGAAGAACGTGCGTCACTCGATCGAGCTTTGCGCGCGGCTCGACGAGCTCGCAAAGCTCGGCTTTCCGGTGCTCGTGGGGCCGAGCCGGAAATCGTTCGTCGCGCGCGCGGCGAACCCAGACGCGAGCGTGATCGCGCCGCCGGAAGATCGGCTCGGCGGGACGATCGCCGCGGTGCTCGCGTGCGTGGCGCGCGGCGCGGCGATCGTACGGGTGCACGATGTGAAGGCGGTGGTGCAAGCGCTCGCGGTCGCGAAGGCGATCGACGCGCGCCGAGGAGGGGACGCCTGA
- the cdaA gene encoding diadenylate cyclase CdaA: protein MLDGLLRLFAPRPFLQILRDFIDIFIVAYVIYRALLVMRGTRAMQMGLGLGIVFLLYLAAKTFELVTLLHLLSWLLSSIILIVVVVFQNDIRRALIRMGSKAWLAGGREQQSRVIDEVVAAATELARHRMGAIIAFEQDANVLEFCKSEGIVLDSIVTRELLVSMFVPESVNKLHDGAVLIRDLKIARAGVFFPMPETKVLDASLGSRHRAALGITEETDAVVVVVSEERGTISFCFSGNIVSNLDGQSLRHALLGLFGRSSRKKQKAAAARKPPAPPTQAPPQPSRTPAIPPPAPPVRPSIPTPPSVGATPMPGASGAPASRMPQSSAAMPMRPATTTEMPPASVAAPTLRPNTFVPTSTVPPPPPSSDPAPPAAAAATMPPPGVVPAAPQATTPPSTPPSTPPGPPSSAPPGTQPTTARAGAGGGEGAGSPTHGDDS from the coding sequence ATGCTCGACGGCCTGCTTCGCCTCTTCGCCCCGCGCCCGTTCCTGCAGATCCTGCGGGACTTCATCGACATCTTCATCGTCGCGTACGTCATCTACCGCGCGCTCCTCGTGATGCGCGGGACGCGCGCGATGCAGATGGGCCTCGGGCTCGGCATCGTCTTTCTGCTCTACCTCGCGGCGAAGACGTTCGAGCTCGTCACGCTCCTGCACCTGCTCTCGTGGCTGCTCTCGTCGATCATCCTGATCGTCGTCGTCGTCTTCCAGAACGACATCCGCCGCGCGCTGATCCGCATGGGTTCGAAGGCGTGGCTCGCCGGAGGGCGCGAGCAGCAGTCGCGCGTCATCGACGAGGTCGTGGCGGCGGCGACGGAGCTCGCGCGCCATCGCATGGGCGCGATCATCGCCTTCGAGCAGGACGCGAACGTGCTCGAGTTCTGCAAGAGCGAGGGCATCGTCCTCGACTCGATCGTGACGCGTGAGCTGCTCGTCAGCATGTTCGTCCCCGAGTCGGTGAACAAGCTGCACGACGGCGCAGTCTTGATCCGTGATCTCAAGATCGCCCGCGCCGGCGTGTTCTTCCCGATGCCCGAGACGAAGGTGCTCGACGCGAGCCTCGGCTCCCGCCACCGCGCCGCGCTCGGCATCACGGAGGAGACCGACGCGGTCGTCGTCGTGGTGAGCGAGGAGCGCGGGACGATCAGCTTCTGCTTCAGCGGCAACATCGTCTCGAACCTCGACGGCCAGTCGCTCCGGCACGCGCTGCTCGGCCTCTTCGGGCGCTCGTCGCGCAAGAAGCAGAAGGCCGCCGCTGCGCGCAAGCCCCCGGCCCCGCCGACGCAGGCCCCGCCGCAGCCCTCGCGCACGCCGGCGATCCCGCCGCCCGCGCCGCCCGTGCGTCCGTCGATCCCTACGCCCCCTTCGGTCGGCGCGACGCCGATGCCCGGCGCTTCGGGCGCGCCCGCGTCGCGCATGCCGCAGAGCAGCGCGGCCATGCCGATGCGCCCGGCCACGACCACGGAGATGCCACCGGCCTCGGTCGCGGCGCCGACCTTGCGGCCGAACACGTTCGTGCCCACGTCGACCGTGCCGCCGCCGCCGCCGTCCTCGGACCCCGCGCCCCCGGCCGCGGCTGCGGCCACGATGCCGCCGCCCGGCGTGGTCCCTGCGGCGCCGCAGGCCACGACACCTCCGAGCACGCCTCCGAGTACGCCCCCCGGTCCGCCTTCGAGCGCGCCGCCGGGCACGCAGCCGACGACCGCGCGCGCGGGCGCTGGCGGGGGCGAGGGCGCCGGCAGC